The following are encoded together in the Tepidiforma bonchosmolovskayae genome:
- a CDS encoding TIGR00282 family metallophosphoesterase: protein MRLLFLGDIVGSAGREAVIRSLPALRHELRLDYVVANGENCSGGKGLIPRHADALFAAGVDVITGGNHTFQHRELYPYLESTRGITRPLNYPPGAPGRGVAECGDLVVINLIGRAFMPADYDDPFRAVDAALASMSPNRFIVVDFHAEATSEKQAMGWHLDGRVTFVVGTHTHVPTADCRLLRHGTAYCTDAGMCGARDSVIGDDIQAVLTKFLTQMPTRLAPAEGPAVINGVLVEADDTTRRAVRIERVDQEVG, encoded by the coding sequence ATGCGGCTGCTGTTCCTCGGCGACATTGTCGGCAGCGCCGGCCGGGAGGCGGTTATCCGCTCCCTGCCGGCGCTCCGCCATGAACTCCGGCTCGATTATGTCGTAGCCAATGGCGAGAACTGCTCCGGCGGCAAGGGCCTGATTCCCCGCCACGCCGATGCCCTGTTCGCCGCCGGCGTCGACGTCATCACGGGTGGGAACCACACCTTTCAGCACCGCGAACTCTACCCGTACCTCGAATCGACCCGCGGGATCACGCGGCCGCTGAACTATCCGCCAGGCGCCCCCGGCCGGGGGGTCGCGGAATGCGGAGACCTCGTGGTCATCAACCTGATCGGGCGGGCCTTCATGCCGGCTGACTACGACGACCCGTTCCGCGCGGTTGACGCCGCGCTGGCCTCGATGTCGCCAAATCGGTTCATCGTGGTGGACTTTCACGCCGAAGCAACGAGCGAGAAGCAGGCCATGGGCTGGCATCTCGACGGCCGCGTGACCTTTGTCGTCGGGACGCACACCCATGTGCCGACCGCGGACTGCCGCCTGCTGCGGCACGGCACCGCCTACTGCACCGACGCCGGGATGTGCGGCGCCCGGGATTCGGTGATCGGGGACGACATCCAGGCGGTGCTCACGAAGTTCCTGACGCAGATGCCGACGCGCCTCGCGCCGGCGGAGGGCCCTGCCGTCATCAACGGCGTGCTGGTCGAGGCCGACGACACCACACGCCGGGCCGTCCGCATCGAGCGCGTCGACCAGGAGGTCGGATGA
- the rny gene encoding ribonuclease Y: MLAITAIIVGLVGLLVGAAAGFLYRRRVTGTSLLQAEEQASRILAEAETRQKELLLQAKEETLALRNSFEAEMKERRAEISRIEQRLAQKEENLDRKLETLERREQSLRDREAQIERLRAEAEELRQRQATELERVANLSVEEARQQLLAAVEVEIREEASRRVREMEKEVEATAAQRARKILATAIQRYTSEVTAETTVSVVPIPSDDMKGRIIGREGRNIRAIEAATGVDLIIDDTPDAVTVSAFDPVRREIARQALTMLVQDGRIHPTRIEEAVNRARRDVEATMLEAAEAAAVEAGVLNLHPEVLKIFGRLKYRTSYGQNVMRHSIETAHIAAMIAHEIGADVEVARAGGFLHDLGKAVDHEVEGTHALIGAEIARRYKVKEAIAHCIEAHHEEVEPRTVEAIIVMMADAISGGRPGARRESLEAYIKRLETLENIAKSYRGVESAFAIQAGREVRVIVKPEIVDDLEAMRIARDVSQKIEETMEYPGQIKVTVVRETRATEYAR; encoded by the coding sequence ATGCTGGCGATAACTGCGATTATCGTCGGCCTCGTGGGATTGCTGGTTGGAGCGGCAGCGGGCTTCCTGTACCGCCGCCGCGTTACCGGGACATCACTGCTGCAGGCAGAGGAACAGGCCAGCCGCATCCTCGCTGAGGCCGAAACACGACAGAAGGAGCTCCTGCTCCAGGCCAAGGAAGAGACCCTCGCGCTCCGGAACTCCTTCGAGGCGGAGATGAAGGAGCGGCGCGCCGAGATTTCGCGCATCGAACAGCGCCTCGCCCAGAAAGAGGAGAACCTCGACCGGAAGCTCGAGACGCTCGAGCGGAGGGAGCAGTCGCTGCGCGACCGAGAGGCCCAGATTGAGAGACTCCGCGCCGAAGCGGAAGAGCTCCGGCAGCGGCAGGCGACCGAACTGGAGCGGGTCGCGAACCTCTCGGTCGAAGAGGCTCGGCAGCAACTCCTCGCCGCTGTCGAGGTAGAGATTCGAGAGGAGGCGTCCCGCCGGGTCCGCGAGATGGAGAAGGAGGTAGAGGCCACCGCCGCGCAGCGCGCCCGGAAAATCCTCGCCACGGCCATCCAGCGGTACACCTCGGAGGTCACCGCCGAGACGACCGTCTCCGTTGTCCCCATCCCGAGCGACGATATGAAGGGCCGCATCATCGGCCGCGAGGGGCGCAACATCCGCGCAATCGAGGCGGCGACGGGCGTCGACCTGATCATCGATGACACGCCCGATGCGGTGACCGTCAGTGCGTTCGACCCGGTCCGGCGGGAGATTGCGCGGCAGGCGCTGACGATGCTGGTGCAGGACGGGCGCATCCACCCCACGCGCATCGAGGAAGCGGTCAACCGGGCGCGGCGCGATGTCGAGGCGACCATGCTGGAGGCTGCCGAGGCCGCGGCGGTCGAGGCCGGCGTCCTCAACCTCCACCCGGAGGTCCTCAAGATTTTCGGCCGCCTGAAGTACCGGACAAGCTACGGCCAGAACGTGATGCGCCACTCCATCGAGACGGCGCACATCGCCGCCATGATTGCGCACGAAATTGGCGCCGACGTGGAAGTGGCGCGGGCCGGGGGCTTCCTCCACGACCTCGGCAAGGCCGTTGACCACGAGGTCGAGGGAACGCATGCGCTCATCGGCGCGGAAATTGCGCGGCGCTACAAGGTGAAGGAGGCGATTGCGCACTGCATCGAGGCCCACCACGAAGAGGTGGAACCGCGCACGGTGGAGGCGATCATCGTGATGATGGCCGACGCCATCTCGGGCGGGCGCCCGGGGGCCCGGCGCGAATCACTCGAGGCGTACATCAAGCGGCTCGAGACGCTGGAGAACATCGCCAAGAGCTACAGGGGCGTTGAGTCCGCCTTCGCCATCCAGGCGGGGCGCGAGGTGCGCGTCATCGTGAAGCCCGAGATCGTGGACGACCTGGAGGCGATGCGCATCGCGCGTGACGTCAGCCAGAAGATCGAGGAGACGATGGAGTACCCGGGCCAGATCAAGGTCACCGTGGTCCGGGAGACGCGCGCCACCGAGTACGCGCGGTAG
- a CDS encoding trimeric intracellular cation channel family protein yields the protein MELDTTALVGVLDRVGAVAFAISGVQAGVRRNFDVFGLWVMGLVTATGGGVMRDVILDRQPLVLARPDYLLWATGGAVFAMALAWRGRPYPRAVVTIAETGGLGAFAVAGALAAINAGEGWSGALLMAILTATGGGVIRDLLADRVPLVLHSEVNATAAGLGGLATWAAYDVSSSAATLLGLSVAALVRAAGVAFDLHLPRPRRPGRGRPTG from the coding sequence GTGGAGTTGGATACGACCGCGCTGGTTGGGGTGCTCGACCGGGTCGGCGCGGTTGCGTTCGCCATCTCCGGGGTGCAGGCCGGCGTTCGCCGGAATTTCGACGTCTTCGGCCTGTGGGTCATGGGGCTCGTCACCGCGACGGGCGGCGGCGTCATGCGCGACGTCATTCTCGACCGGCAGCCGCTCGTCCTCGCGCGCCCCGACTACCTGCTCTGGGCGACTGGCGGGGCCGTGTTCGCCATGGCGCTGGCATGGCGGGGCCGGCCCTACCCGCGGGCCGTCGTGACGATTGCCGAAACCGGTGGGCTCGGCGCGTTCGCGGTCGCCGGGGCGCTGGCCGCCATCAACGCCGGCGAGGGCTGGAGCGGCGCGCTGCTCATGGCGATCCTCACAGCGACAGGCGGCGGCGTGATTCGCGACCTGCTCGCCGACCGCGTGCCGCTGGTGCTGCACAGCGAAGTGAACGCCACGGCAGCCGGCCTCGGCGGGCTGGCCACGTGGGCCGCGTACGACGTTTCCAGCAGTGCGGCGACGCTGCTCGGCCTCTCGGTGGCGGCGCTTGTCCGGGCGGCGGGGGTTGCGTTCGACCTCCATCTTCCCCGCCCGCGGCGCCCTGGCAGAGGGCGGCCCACGGGGTAG
- the ilvC gene encoding ketol-acid reductoisomerase: MATMYYDKDADLSLLNGRKIAIIGFGSQGHAHALNLRDSGCDVIVGLYPGSKSRAAAEAEGLRVVSVEEAAREADIIMILAPDQVQKQIYQAGIEPYLAEGKMLMFAHGFNIHFQQIQPPPFVDVTMIAPKGPGHLVRRVFTEGGGVPCLVAVHQDASEVALQLALAYAKGIGGTRAGVLETTFREETETDLFGEQVILCGGLSALIKAAYETLVEAGYQPESAFFETMHELKLIVDLIYEGGLSRMRYSISDTAEYGDYTRGPRIITDQTRAEMKKILREIQTGQFAKEFILENMAGRPHFLATRRLEAEHPIEKVGAEMRAMMSWLNRPKN; the protein is encoded by the coding sequence ATGGCCACGATGTATTACGACAAGGACGCCGACCTTTCGCTGCTGAACGGCAGAAAGATCGCCATCATCGGCTTCGGCTCGCAGGGCCATGCCCACGCGCTGAACCTGCGCGACAGCGGGTGCGACGTCATCGTTGGGCTGTACCCGGGTTCGAAGTCACGCGCAGCGGCGGAGGCCGAGGGGCTGCGGGTCGTGAGCGTGGAGGAAGCGGCGCGCGAGGCCGACATCATCATGATCCTCGCGCCCGACCAGGTGCAGAAGCAGATTTACCAGGCGGGCATCGAGCCCTATCTCGCCGAGGGCAAGATGCTGATGTTCGCCCACGGGTTCAATATCCACTTCCAGCAGATTCAGCCGCCGCCGTTCGTCGACGTGACGATGATCGCGCCGAAGGGGCCCGGCCACCTCGTCCGCCGGGTCTTCACCGAGGGGGGCGGTGTCCCCTGCCTCGTCGCCGTCCACCAGGATGCCAGCGAAGTCGCGCTGCAGCTTGCGCTCGCCTACGCGAAGGGAATCGGCGGCACCCGTGCGGGCGTGCTGGAGACGACCTTCCGGGAGGAGACCGAGACCGACCTGTTCGGCGAGCAGGTGATCCTCTGCGGCGGGCTTTCCGCGCTGATCAAGGCCGCCTACGAAACGCTGGTGGAGGCCGGGTATCAGCCTGAGAGCGCCTTCTTCGAGACGATGCATGAGCTCAAGCTCATCGTCGACCTGATCTACGAGGGCGGGCTCTCCCGGATGCGATATTCGATCAGCGATACGGCCGAATACGGCGATTACACCCGGGGCCCGCGCATCATCACCGACCAGACCCGGGCCGAGATGAAGAAGATCCTCCGGGAGATCCAGACGGGCCAGTTCGCGAAAGAGTTCATCCTTGAGAACATGGCCGGCCGCCCGCACTTCCTGGCGACGCGGCGGCTCGAGGCGGAACACCCGATCGAGAAGGTCGGCGCAGAGATGCGCGCCATGATGAGCTGGCTCAACCGCCCGAAGAACTGA
- a CDS encoding nuclear transport factor 2 family protein: protein MSHIPAVNALITAINFDRFAEIEARHRPDAVFQSFRGPTLRDAVSIADWHREFLRDYQDCNYADLEYIEEGNTVAVRATIEAKGYDWRPFTQRVIEVFEFESHDEEEVARRRLYATLRDITLDKPATAALNDALGYRGGSPSQTRQVVKAFYDALLAGDREAAAAQLSAKATVIDGVYGVATGPENVLGLFASIPMPAFGKLRVTNLLAGDHMAMVELAIDPARPRYADWVRLVDGKIQVIEGYAMLRELGINPYENYAHDRHPRRAILPI, encoded by the coding sequence ATGTCCCACATCCCCGCCGTCAACGCCCTGATTACCGCTATCAACTTCGACCGGTTCGCTGAAATCGAGGCGAGGCACCGGCCGGATGCGGTCTTCCAGTCGTTCCGCGGGCCGACCCTGCGCGACGCGGTCTCCATTGCCGACTGGCACCGCGAGTTCCTGCGGGATTACCAGGACTGCAACTATGCGGACCTCGAGTACATCGAGGAGGGGAACACGGTCGCCGTCCGCGCCACCATCGAGGCCAAGGGGTACGACTGGCGCCCGTTCACCCAGCGCGTGATCGAAGTGTTCGAGTTCGAGAGCCACGACGAAGAAGAGGTCGCCCGGCGGCGTCTGTACGCGACCCTCCGGGACATCACGCTCGACAAGCCGGCGACCGCCGCGCTGAATGACGCGCTCGGTTACCGTGGCGGGAGCCCCTCGCAGACCCGCCAGGTGGTCAAGGCTTTCTACGATGCCCTCCTCGCCGGTGACCGCGAGGCTGCGGCGGCCCAACTCTCCGCGAAAGCCACGGTGATCGATGGGGTGTACGGCGTTGCAACGGGCCCCGAGAACGTGCTGGGCCTGTTTGCATCGATCCCGATGCCGGCATTCGGCAAGCTCCGGGTTACGAACCTGCTGGCCGGCGACCACATGGCGATGGTCGAGCTGGCGATCGACCCGGCTCGGCCGCGGTACGCGGATTGGGTCCGGCTCGTCGATGGCAAGATCCAGGTCATCGAGGGGTACGCGATGCTCCGCGAGCTCGGCATCAACCCCTACGAGAACTACGCGCACGACCGGCACCCGCGGCGGGCCATCCTCCCGATCTAG
- the pepN gene encoding aminopeptidase N has protein sequence MSSAETQPTPPRDVLTRAEAEARAARVRTCAYTISLDISSSAPSYRGDTTLNFDLQGEGDLFLDFRGRTIERLEVNGRQIPSPNWNGYRLWLPANALAPSNTVRVVYENDYDHEGDGFHQFIDPEDGQEYLYTNFEPYESHRLFPQFDQPDIKGTYRLEVTAPADWELIHNTAPEAVEAAPDGRRRWRFLPTKPFSTYLFALVAGPYHVVRDRHGDIDLGLYCRKSLARYLDAAEIFEVSKQGLDFYADFFGVPYAFGKYDQVFVPEFNSGAMENVGCVTHNEYMVFRDPPTMNQRRARAEVVLHEMAHMWFGDLVTMRWWDDLWLNESFATYMSYLCMERATKFDSGWLDFASSIKNWAYRQDQLVTTHPIAGDVEDTDQTFLNFDGITYGKGASVLKQLVAAVGLEGFREGMREYFRRHAYSNATLADFLAAVEHGSGISLAEWARLWLETPSLNTIAAHWTADGDRLSRLWLTQSAPPEYPYLRPHRLDVGLAREEGAELRITVLRASISGEEAELPEAAGLPRPNFVFPNYGDHGYCKVALDPESLRYILANIGRVDDTLLRLQLWASLWNMVRDQQLASLDYLALVRSAAPAERHPELAETITANALAAISRYVPEPRIEAEAHSFFETAKSALASVPEGDLKKIWARALIGAAAVPDDVAYLTALADGTAAIPGVKLDQEMRWSIAVKAAAYALPGAAERVAAEAQRDPSDRGVRARLRAETSVPDPAVKAAAWEKFLGDGYGSLYLTGAAMSGFNWRHQRAILEPYVERFFEVLPGVFRDRDKEFAADFFRNLAPAYRVEPDVIERARRVLETAGGNVLLSRTVREFIDDMERAIRCREFASRTAAS, from the coding sequence ATGTCCAGCGCAGAAACGCAACCCACACCCCCACGCGACGTCCTCACCCGGGCAGAAGCTGAAGCACGGGCCGCCCGCGTCCGTACCTGTGCCTACACCATCAGCCTCGACATCTCTTCCAGCGCGCCATCCTATCGCGGCGACACCACCCTCAACTTCGACCTCCAGGGCGAGGGCGACCTCTTCCTCGATTTCCGCGGCCGCACCATCGAACGTCTCGAGGTGAACGGGCGGCAGATCCCGAGCCCAAACTGGAACGGCTACCGGCTCTGGCTGCCCGCCAATGCGCTCGCTCCTTCGAATACTGTCCGGGTTGTCTACGAAAACGACTACGACCACGAAGGCGACGGCTTCCACCAGTTCATCGACCCGGAAGATGGGCAGGAGTACCTCTACACCAACTTCGAGCCGTACGAGAGTCACCGCCTGTTCCCGCAGTTCGACCAGCCCGACATCAAGGGCACCTACCGCCTCGAGGTGACAGCACCGGCCGACTGGGAGCTCATCCACAACACCGCCCCGGAGGCAGTCGAGGCCGCGCCGGACGGACGCCGCCGCTGGCGCTTCCTTCCCACGAAGCCGTTCTCGACCTACCTCTTCGCCCTCGTTGCCGGGCCGTACCACGTGGTTCGCGACCGCCACGGCGACATCGACCTCGGCCTCTACTGCCGGAAGTCGCTCGCCCGCTACCTGGATGCCGCCGAGATTTTCGAAGTTTCGAAGCAGGGGCTGGACTTCTACGCCGACTTCTTCGGCGTTCCGTACGCGTTCGGCAAGTACGACCAGGTCTTTGTGCCGGAGTTCAACTCCGGAGCGATGGAAAACGTGGGCTGTGTCACCCACAACGAGTACATGGTCTTCCGCGACCCGCCCACCATGAACCAGCGGCGCGCCCGGGCCGAGGTGGTCCTCCACGAAATGGCGCACATGTGGTTCGGCGACCTGGTCACCATGCGCTGGTGGGATGACCTGTGGCTGAACGAAAGCTTCGCGACCTACATGTCGTACCTGTGCATGGAGCGGGCCACGAAGTTCGACAGCGGCTGGCTCGACTTCGCCTCCTCCATCAAGAACTGGGCCTACCGGCAGGACCAGCTGGTCACCACCCACCCCATCGCCGGCGATGTCGAGGACACCGACCAGACCTTCCTCAACTTCGACGGCATTACCTATGGCAAGGGGGCCTCGGTCCTGAAGCAGCTCGTCGCCGCGGTCGGGCTCGAAGGATTCCGCGAGGGGATGCGCGAATACTTCCGCCGCCACGCGTACAGCAACGCCACGCTGGCCGATTTCCTCGCGGCAGTCGAGCACGGGAGCGGCATCTCGCTCGCGGAATGGGCCCGTCTCTGGCTCGAAACGCCGTCACTCAACACGATTGCCGCCCACTGGACCGCCGACGGCGACCGGCTGAGCCGCCTTTGGCTCACCCAGTCGGCACCGCCGGAGTACCCGTACCTCCGCCCGCATCGGCTCGACGTCGGGCTGGCGCGCGAAGAGGGAGCCGAGCTCCGCATCACCGTGCTCCGAGCCTCGATTTCCGGGGAGGAGGCTGAGCTTCCTGAGGCGGCCGGGCTGCCGCGCCCGAACTTCGTCTTCCCGAACTACGGCGACCACGGCTACTGCAAGGTCGCCCTCGACCCGGAATCGCTCCGGTACATCCTGGCCAACATCGGCCGGGTCGACGATACCCTGCTCCGCCTTCAGCTTTGGGCCTCGCTCTGGAACATGGTCCGCGACCAGCAGCTGGCCTCGCTCGACTACCTTGCTCTCGTACGGTCGGCTGCCCCTGCGGAGCGGCACCCTGAACTCGCCGAGACCATCACCGCGAACGCGCTCGCCGCAATCTCCCGGTACGTGCCCGAACCCCGCATCGAGGCGGAGGCACACAGCTTTTTCGAGACGGCGAAATCGGCGCTCGCATCGGTGCCCGAAGGGGACCTGAAGAAGATCTGGGCGCGGGCGCTCATCGGGGCGGCGGCGGTTCCCGACGATGTCGCCTATCTCACCGCCCTGGCCGACGGCACCGCAGCGATCCCCGGCGTTAAGCTCGACCAGGAGATGCGCTGGTCAATCGCCGTGAAGGCTGCAGCGTACGCGCTCCCCGGCGCCGCCGAGCGCGTCGCCGCTGAAGCGCAGCGCGACCCCTCGGACCGCGGCGTGCGTGCGCGGCTCCGGGCCGAAACCTCCGTGCCCGACCCCGCCGTGAAAGCGGCAGCCTGGGAGAAATTCCTCGGCGACGGGTACGGCTCGCTCTACCTCACCGGCGCCGCGATGTCCGGTTTCAACTGGCGGCACCAGCGGGCCATCCTCGAACCGTACGTCGAGCGGTTCTTCGAGGTGCTCCCTGGCGTCTTCCGCGACCGGGACAAGGAGTTTGCCGCGGACTTCTTCCGTAACCTCGCCCCGGCTTACCGGGTCGAGCCGGATGTCATCGAACGAGCCCGTCGCGTGCTCGAGACCGCCGGCGGGAACGTCCTCCTCTCGCGCACCGTCCGCGAGTTCATCGACGACATGGAGCGCGCTATCCGCTGCCGCGAATTCGCGAGTCGCACGGCGGCCAGCTGA
- a CDS encoding isochorismate synthase translates to MTTEQGAITATPLSPGTVEWYRARGERWLREHATVTWERPSRGLQVFGLGTATRRIGARGEGLREARAAIEELLAGLWESPAGAPAPMVFLSASFDPGNPLRDPAWDAFGGWQVLLPAITIVRRGEAWSGVACAGDFPAGPAEETAPLEEQTGANLGSAIAEAVGEIRAGQYQKVVLAGSRVVPVGPAAPADILARLVAAFPTTCIFSIRAGGWTWLGASPEPLAGVQDGRLELVSLAGSRRRGRDAAEDAALEAELLASEKERWEHRLVVEAIRQEVGELAEGLEIPGAPTVMKLANIQHLYTPIAGRLAPGASLLDVVERLHPTPAVGGWPRDAALDAIRRLERMDRGWYAGPVGWVDPSGNGEFVVGLRTALVGGGRARLYAGAGIVADSTPAGELEEIETKLDALRGVINR, encoded by the coding sequence GTGACCACTGAGCAGGGAGCGATCACCGCAACCCCCCTGTCGCCCGGAACGGTGGAGTGGTACAGGGCGCGGGGCGAGCGCTGGCTGCGCGAACACGCAACGGTCACCTGGGAGCGGCCCTCGCGCGGCCTCCAGGTGTTCGGGCTCGGAACCGCGACGCGCAGGATTGGCGCCCGTGGCGAGGGGCTCCGCGAGGCGCGCGCCGCCATCGAAGAGCTGCTCGCCGGCCTTTGGGAAAGTCCCGCCGGAGCCCCTGCCCCGATGGTGTTCCTCTCCGCCAGCTTTGACCCCGGCAATCCGCTCCGCGACCCTGCCTGGGACGCCTTCGGGGGGTGGCAGGTCCTGCTTCCCGCGATCACCATCGTCCGCCGGGGCGAGGCGTGGTCCGGCGTAGCCTGCGCGGGCGACTTCCCCGCCGGGCCCGCCGAGGAGACAGCTCCGCTCGAGGAGCAGACCGGCGCGAATCTCGGCTCCGCAATCGCTGAGGCGGTCGGGGAAATCCGCGCCGGGCAGTACCAGAAGGTCGTCCTTGCGGGCTCTCGCGTCGTGCCGGTCGGCCCGGCGGCGCCGGCCGACATCCTCGCGCGCCTGGTCGCTGCGTTTCCGACGACCTGCATCTTCAGCATCCGGGCGGGCGGGTGGACCTGGCTTGGCGCAAGTCCGGAGCCGCTTGCCGGGGTGCAGGACGGCCGCCTGGAGCTCGTGTCGCTGGCCGGCTCCCGCCGTCGCGGCCGAGACGCCGCCGAAGATGCGGCGCTCGAAGCCGAACTCCTTGCGAGCGAAAAGGAGCGCTGGGAGCACCGCCTCGTCGTCGAGGCGATCCGCCAGGAGGTCGGCGAGCTCGCTGAAGGGCTCGAAATCCCCGGCGCGCCCACGGTCATGAAACTCGCCAACATTCAGCACCTCTACACGCCGATTGCAGGCCGCCTTGCCCCCGGCGCCTCGCTGCTCGACGTGGTCGAACGACTGCACCCCACGCCTGCCGTCGGCGGCTGGCCGCGCGACGCCGCGCTCGACGCCATCCGCCGGCTCGAGCGGATGGACCGGGGCTGGTACGCGGGGCCCGTCGGCTGGGTTGACCCATCGGGCAACGGCGAGTTCGTCGTCGGGCTCCGCACGGCGCTGGTCGGAGGCGGGCGCGCCCGCCTCTACGCGGGCGCCGGCATCGTCGCTGACTCCACGCCGGCCGGCGAGCTCGAAGAGATTGAAACGAAGCTGGACGCCCTCCGGGGGGTCATCAACCGGTGA
- the menD gene encoding 2-succinyl-5-enolpyruvyl-6-hydroxy-3-cyclohexene-1-carboxylic-acid synthase, giving the protein MNTARENTIAARALIGGLAAAGVRHAVITPGSRSTPLVFALADQDVITPYLVIDERSAGFFALGLARKTGRPVPIACTSGTAVANLFPAIAEANLSRVPVIALTADRPPRLREVGAAQTIDQVHLFGRHVRWSVDLPVPGPGAAAGFEAAGTRAVQAAMAGLPGPVQVNVPFDEPLVEPPADHPGAYLPPAGDLSLPQFPVPASPLDRIAGLLRSARRPLIIAGPEAGGLPVGALLRLADSLGAPILADPLSGLRAGVPDGAPVLDAFDAWFRSVPPPPPDFVLRFGASPTSKVLNQLLAGWSDAVHVLVDLPGGYREPNGTRPLVLMGSPAAAAEALAAVPAQAEGRWRGRLLEADRAARAALDAASREPCEPFEGRVFTELRDLLPPGATLVAGNSMPVRDLDNFFGLRQEPLDITANRGANGIDGVMSSAAGAAAAGTPTAVVVGDVSFLHDLNALWAAREHRLPLLVVVVNNGGGGIFHYLPQVAHTDAFERWFATPPGIEPARAAALFDLPFCRAESWPAFCEAVESWVQAPGPFVVEVRTDRRANVAMHQRAWAAAARAAAEVLGR; this is encoded by the coding sequence GTGAACACGGCCCGCGAGAACACCATCGCGGCCCGGGCGCTGATCGGCGGCCTGGCCGCCGCAGGGGTGCGCCACGCCGTGATCACTCCCGGCAGCCGCTCAACGCCGCTTGTCTTCGCCCTCGCCGACCAGGACGTCATCACGCCGTACCTCGTCATCGATGAGCGCTCTGCTGGTTTCTTTGCGCTTGGGTTAGCCCGAAAAACGGGCCGCCCTGTGCCGATTGCCTGCACCTCAGGCACGGCCGTCGCGAATCTCTTCCCGGCCATCGCCGAGGCGAACCTCTCCCGCGTGCCGGTCATTGCGCTCACAGCCGACCGGCCGCCGAGGCTCCGCGAGGTGGGCGCGGCCCAGACCATCGACCAGGTCCATCTCTTCGGCCGCCATGTGCGCTGGTCCGTTGACCTCCCCGTTCCCGGCCCGGGGGCCGCGGCAGGCTTCGAGGCGGCGGGCACCCGCGCAGTCCAGGCAGCGATGGCGGGGCTGCCAGGGCCGGTCCAGGTGAATGTCCCGTTCGACGAGCCGCTGGTCGAACCGCCGGCCGACCACCCCGGCGCCTATCTGCCGCCCGCCGGCGACCTCTCCCTCCCCCAATTCCCGGTACCCGCTTCGCCGCTCGACCGCATCGCCGGCCTGCTCCGGTCGGCGCGTCGGCCGCTCATCATCGCTGGCCCGGAAGCCGGCGGACTCCCCGTCGGGGCGCTGCTGCGACTCGCGGATTCACTCGGCGCCCCAATCCTCGCCGACCCCCTCAGCGGCCTCCGTGCAGGGGTGCCGGACGGGGCGCCGGTGCTCGACGCCTTCGACGCATGGTTCCGGTCGGTGCCGCCCCCGCCGCCCGATTTTGTGCTTCGATTTGGTGCATCGCCGACCTCGAAGGTGCTCAACCAGCTGCTGGCCGGCTGGTCCGACGCCGTGCACGTCCTGGTCGACCTTCCCGGGGGCTACCGCGAACCGAACGGAACGCGGCCGTTGGTGCTGATGGGGTCGCCGGCAGCCGCGGCCGAGGCGCTCGCTGCAGTACCGGCGCAGGCAGAGGGCAGGTGGCGAGGACGACTGCTGGAGGCTGACCGCGCGGCACGGGCCGCACTCGATGCGGCGAGCCGCGAGCCGTGCGAGCCATTCGAGGGTCGTGTGTTCACTGAGCTGCGCGACCTCCTCCCGCCGGGCGCAACGCTGGTTGCGGGCAACAGCATGCCCGTGCGCGACCTGGATAACTTCTTCGGGCTCCGGCAGGAGCCCCTCGACATCACCGCGAACCGCGGGGCGAACGGCATCGACGGCGTCATGTCGAGCGCAGCCGGCGCCGCGGCCGCCGGTACGCCCACCGCGGTCGTGGTCGGCGATGTCTCGTTCCTGCACGACCTGAATGCGCTCTGGGCCGCGCGCGAGCATCGGCTGCCGCTCCTCGTCGTTGTGGTGAACAACGGCGGCGGCGGTATCTTCCACTACCTTCCGCAGGTGGCTCATACCGACGCCTTCGAGCGCTGGTTCGCGACGCCGCCCGGCATCGAACCCGCACGGGCCGCTGCCCTGTTCGACCTTCCCTTCTGCCGCGCCGAATCGTGGCCGGCGTTCTGCGAAGCCGTCGAGAGCTGGGTTCAGGCCCCAGGTCCCTTCGTCGTCGAAGTGCGAACTGACCGTCGCGCCAACGTCGCGATGCACCAGCGTGCCTGGGCCGCCGCGGCCCGCGCTGCTGCGGAGGTGCTCGGCCGGTGA